In the genome of Blastopirellula retiformator, the window GCCACGCCTAGGCAATCTGGGTAATTTCATGGCGAATGAAATTCAAGCCCTGCCTTATGAGGAAATCCAAACTAAACTCTAGACCGAGCGAGGCCCCTAGTTAAAATTTAAAGACTGCAAATTTGGACAGAAGAGGCCAGGCAGATTGCAAACGTATCCCGTTCGCACCCTTAGCGACATCTTACCGCCGCGGCGATGGATTGAGGAAGACGCTCAAATCCGAAGATGGAAAACCAAGGGTCGCTAGGTTGGCTGGCGAAGGGAATTGCAGATTTGCTTTCGGTTCACCGCAGTAGGTATCGCGTCTTCCAGAGTCGTCGCATCGTGCCAATTTGACAACAGAAATGTCTTTCGTTGTCAATTACCCCATAAATGGCGGACAATGCGCATCCGACGCGAGGAAAACTCGTGGAAACCGAACAATACGTTTGATTAGAATAGTTGGCATAACCGATTCCTTAATATCCGCGATGTGTATTCGGGAAGTCGGTGAGGCACCGATGACAGCAGTGCGAGCTGGTCATTTTCGAGGACGCCGGACAGGTTCCTCCAAGTGGCGAGCTTCAAGCGATTAGGCAATGTTTAATTGGGCATCCGCTAGCAGACCAGGCAGTCGCGCCAGTGGACGTCAAATTGGATGGGCAGGATGCCGTCGCAAGACTCAAGAGTTGGCGGACGTAGCACGTAGGAAAAATACGGCGTCTTGGGAAAGCGGCGTGGTTGCGACATATGGATCGAGGTCGTAACGCGTTTAGGTCTAATCTTTTACCAAATGTCCACGGACGGCGATGCGTTACTAGTTCGGTGGTAGACTTGCTTGGTTTGATGCCAAGCCGCCGCGAAAAAACAACAAGAGAAGCACTAAGACGATCAACCCCATTCCTCATCTCTTCGTAGATAGATCTAAGGCCCCGCATGCAACGCCAACTGAGCGTGTCCTCGGCGTCGGTCGTGATCAAAACCCAGTGGATGGAAACTCGATCGTTCTTGGACACGCTTCCTTGACCAGGAAATCCCAACTCACGTTTTGGCGAGTGAAGGAGTGCAATGTTGTACGACGCCCTGATTGATGATTTTGAAGACGATGACGCCCGCGTTCGCAGTCCCCGCGATTTCAACACTTCGGTTGAAGTGCTGGATGGGGATAACGAAGACGGCCCCATGCTGGACATCGACAACGATAACGATGACAGCATCGAAGATTCGTCGGATGAATTTCTCGGCGATGACGGCGAAACGTGGTCGGACGACCCGGTTCGCATGTACCTGACGCAGATGGGCGAGATCCCGCTGCTGACCCGTCAGGAAGAAATCTTTCTGGCTCGTAAGATCGAGCTGACTCGCGCCAAGTTCCGGGGCATGCTGCTGGAATGCGATTACGTGATCCAAGACGCCATCAAGGTTCTGCGTCGCGTTCAGGACGGCGAACTGCCGTTTGATCGTACCGTGCAGGTCTCGGTGACCGATCGCCTTGAAAAAGAGCAGATCCTCGGCCGTCTGCCGCACAACCTGAAGACGCTCGATACCCTGCTGAAGCGCAACTATCGCGACTACCGCATCGCCACGAGCAAATCGCGCAGCGAAGCCCAACGGGGCGAAGCTTGGGTACGGCTGGGTCGTCGTCGCCGTCGCGCCGTCAAACTGGTCGAAGAACTCGGTTTGCGTACGCAGCGGATCGAATCGAAGATCGGCACGCTGGAAGACTTCTCGAAGCGGATCGACGATCTGAAGGCCCGCATCGACGAGCACAAGCAGGCGAAAGGCCACGAAGCCGACCGCGCTGATTGGGTTGCCGAGTACCGCAACATCCTGGTCGCCACCCAGGAAACCCCGACCAGCCTGCGTCGCCGCGTCAACCAGCTGAAGGTTGTCTACTCCGAATACCAGCAAGCCAAGCGTGAGCTGTCGGAAGGTAACCTGCGTCTGGTCGTCTCGATCGCCAAGAAGTATCGCAACCGCGGTCTCAGCTTCCTCGACCTGATTCAGGAAGGGAACGCCGGCCTGATGCGTGCGGTCGACAAGTTTGAATACCGCCGCGGCTTCAAGTTCTGCACCTACGCCACGTGGTGGATTCGCCAGGCGATCACCCGCGCCGTCGCCGACCAAAGCCGTACGATCCGCATCCCAGTTCACATGGTCGAAACGATGTCGCGCGTTCGCAACGTCGCTCGCCAGCTGCTGCAGGAAAAGGGTCGCGAACCTACGCTGGAAGAAACGGCCCGCCGCGCCGGTACGACCGTCGAAGAAGCTCGCCGCGTCTTGGCGATGAGCCGCTATCCGATCTCGCTCGACCGTCCGGTCGGCAACAGCGAAGATAGCCAGTTCGGCGACTTGCTGCCCGATGGCGAAGCCGAAAGCCCGGCCATTGGCGCCGCGCAAGAAATGCTGCGGACCCGCATCAGCCGCGTGCTGAAAACCCTCAGCTATCGCGAACGGGAAATCATCAAGCTTCGCTACGGTCTGGGCGACGGTTACAGCTACACGCTGGAAGAAGTGGGACACATCTTCAAGGTGACCCGCGAACGCATCCGCCAGATCGAAGCCAAAGCGGTTCGCAAGCTGCAGCAGCCGAGCCGCAGCCAAGAGCTGGTCGGTTTCCTCGACTAAACCGTTCGCAGCCTTGCCGCGAATCGACAATCGACAAAGCCGACGACCGCATAATGCGACGTCGGCTTTTTTCATGGAAAGACCCTCATGTCCTTAGGCGAGCCTTCCAATCCGTTCCGCTCGCCGGATGATGGCGATGGCGGCTCGACCGATGCCGTCTCGGCGACGCCGCCTTCGGTGGCGCTCGTCTATCTCTTTTCAGCCCTGTTGACCCTCTTCCAACTGTCGGTCGCCGTCGCTTTGGCGATGCAGGCCCAGGATCGCACGCAAGCGATCATGCTGTTTCCCTACTTGCCACTGCTATTGGCGGTCGGGCTGTGGTTCGGCGGCCGGGCCGTTTGGGCGACGGCCCGTTACTACCTCGCCTTCGCGACGGTCAGCTCAGCACTATTCGCGGTCGCATCGCTGTCGATCGGACATCTGTGGCCATCCGCCTACGCCGGCGTCAACACGCTGCTATGCGGAATGCTCTATTGGGAGCTTGGCCGCTCGGCGGCGCGGGCCTATTTTGGTTTTATCTGTCCCCGATGCGGCGCCGATCGTCCCCGCGGCATCGACATCCTGCAAATCGAAGTCC includes:
- a CDS encoding sigma-70 family RNA polymerase sigma factor is translated as MYDALIDDFEDDDARVRSPRDFNTSVEVLDGDNEDGPMLDIDNDNDDSIEDSSDEFLGDDGETWSDDPVRMYLTQMGEIPLLTRQEEIFLARKIELTRAKFRGMLLECDYVIQDAIKVLRRVQDGELPFDRTVQVSVTDRLEKEQILGRLPHNLKTLDTLLKRNYRDYRIATSKSRSEAQRGEAWVRLGRRRRRAVKLVEELGLRTQRIESKIGTLEDFSKRIDDLKARIDEHKQAKGHEADRADWVAEYRNILVATQETPTSLRRRVNQLKVVYSEYQQAKRELSEGNLRLVVSIAKKYRNRGLSFLDLIQEGNAGLMRAVDKFEYRRGFKFCTYATWWIRQAITRAVADQSRTIRIPVHMVETMSRVRNVARQLLQEKGREPTLEETARRAGTTVEEARRVLAMSRYPISLDRPVGNSEDSQFGDLLPDGEAESPAIGAAQEMLRTRISRVLKTLSYREREIIKLRYGLGDGYSYTLEEVGHIFKVTRERIRQIEAKAVRKLQQPSRSQELVGFLD